aagcattctcaagcaatataagtattttcttcaattccacttgttctataatattttctcttttggttacttgaatcgttataaggtccgagaaaggctgacttagtagagactaagtgccgcacgtgagcttatcgagataagtccgtgacataaTGCTTTATTACCCACAAATTGTAAATACTCCCGCCATCTTATATCACCGGTCTctttttctttcacttttctttcactaccgggacacgcctcttataccgccgatctctttctttcacttttctttcttTCACCATCGGGACACGCCGCAGCACTTTCACgccttgggaaggaagactttcgatataaggcacCACGGCTCCATTATCGTTGGCAAACTGAGGGGTGTGCTATGTCGCACCGTGCGCTTAGGGGTGCGCCACCACTGCGTCGTTCACCACATCGGGCTATAGCCTAGTTCTGATGCCATttgtaagatcgcatagcccaaacacaatgtcctgcaatataagcccaagagtccatccttttctaaaaccaattggtattagagggacttccccttagacttatatacatacatttgtttttgtcttcctcctatgtgggataggtttgcaccccaacacAAATCACCAATCATTCCATTCCCTCTAACGTACCAAGCACAATTAATTAATATCATTACCATTCCTCACTCTCCATTATTGTTCGTTAAGTTATAGTAGAACATTTTCAAAAAAATACTCCGTAAAATACTACCTATTAGTTTACTTtttgataaataaatataagtAGTTTACTTTTCaataaatagatatagatataaatatatagttAAAAAAATCACACCATTGGGCTTGGGCCATTCATTTGTTTATTAAACTTAAAGCCCATTAGACGACTAACCCACTTGAAAGCAAAAGACCGATTGCTTTATTTAAAGGGTATTGACATATTCAATATGGAAATTACTACATCCACCACAAATATGCAATATTTAACTTTACAATATTACTAATGCACAGTTTATGATGAATGAAGTAATTTAGATATTgactatatcattatcattaccctCATTTAAAACAACGTTCGTGTAGAGTCTAATACGATTACACGTCCTTTTGTTGCCGGGATTGCGGCATGCTTTGTTAGGAAGAATTGGTTTGTCATTGGTCAAAACAATTAGTCTAGTTATAATTATTGTTTAGTTAAGTATTTAGTTTAATTGCAAGTTTAATTTATAGATAAATCGTTAGTTTGAATTGGCAGGTGGTGGCCGAATTGTAAGATCAAATAGGGAGTGTTTGATTGCTCTTAATTAGCTTGTACATGGAGGAGAGGAAGTTAAATAGATGCTAGTTTTTAGGTAGTGGATTAGTGCACATGCTATAGAATTGGGACATATATAGATATATCCTATGTCGTATAATAGTATAAGCAGAGGTTTAAAGATGTAGCTTTATCATATGCGTAATAAAGCATCTGAATTGCGCCAAGGAAAAAGAGTGTGCACATAAGCTTTACATAACTGCGCATCATACTGCGAACTTTACAAGACAACGCACATAAGTGCAATGTTAATAATTACTTTTCGCAATCCGCTGAAATCTATAAATAGACGAGGTGAGTTCATTTGTATAGGTTGTTGAATTTCAATCCTTGAGAGATAAATTGATCATTTCTTAACTTCTTTCAAGAGGCGATTAACAATCCAAGACCGGGACGTGGTGATTGATGATTTCACATTAAGTTGTGTAAAtcaaagacgatcataaggtccctcAAACATCAAAACAACTTCGATTTCAACATTATCGCACTCGATTCTAGTTCAATTCCTAGTAATTGAATCTAGACTAGATCACACTTCTTTTGTGTTTTTGTTTTACTCAATTGATATTTGAGTGTATTGTATGAATATTCCAACAGTTGTCACCTAAACATTTGAGAACAAAGAAAAGCAAAAGTAAATACTGTCTGTTTATCATCATCAGTACCACGGTACACACTGGCGGATTTAGGTTTCGTAGTCACTGATGTCACTAGTTAAAAGTCCCAAAAAAATTACACTATCAAGTGGTGTCACACACAAAAAATTACACTATCCAGTAGTATCATTAGTTAAAAACCTCGAAAATTTTCCACTGCATCGCGTATTCCAGTGGTAGCCCGTGCTACCACTGGATCTAAGATAGATCCGCCCTTGACGGCACAATCTTTTTTGCCACTTTTTTGACGTCAACAAAGTTTTTTCCCTTGTACGATTTGAGATTTGTGAGAGCAACTTCATCAATGGTATCAACAACCAAGAGCACCTGCAGAAAAGCCCATTAATAAAAACTGTAACTAAATACGGAGTAAATGTTTAAACATAAATGGAAAATTGGTTGGGCACATATGTAATAACTAgttaaatgacccgtggaaccacgagtttgtttaaacgaaacagtttaatgatatgttttaggttttaagtgaacgtaaatgttaaagttatttagtttaatgacccgtgaaaccacagagTCCGACAAAGAAACTCggtagctgaacatttcatcaaacacctaaaatgcatattaaacaatccacatccaatcataaaagataatattggttgtcattttattttaaaagtgtaaatcaaaatataaatttagaattggtttccttctaccTAGCTTTTATATCTTcttgtactcaattcaaaataatcagttaaaataattcaaaattatttaattttaatacttaaaataattattaataagatttaataataataataattaattaataagatttaatttaattcaaaattatttagattaatgacatcagccactatgcttagatttttttctttttcttttaattttttcttaacaaaagaattagcctaataatgacatcgattttaatattaactatagataataataataacttacttGGAAATCATTTTCAAGTATGAATGGAACGAACACACCACTCAATGCATTTACAACAGACATGTAATATATATCCTCTTGGCCGGGTTTCATGTTTTCAACATATTCATCCAAGCTCATCATCGTTTCTACTGCTTTACTATTGTTTGAGAAGTTAAACCGTAGCAATGGGGCAAGACGCTTGTGATTTTCACCATCTTCAATACATCCCAACATCAAAAACACCCCAAATTTCTTCCAAAATTTCTCATAGTCCTAAAAAAGGATATAGAATATTCAATATTATATTAGCAGGCAACAAATGAACAAAACACAATCATCATATGAATAACATGTAACATCAATAATAACAAATGAACAAAAAAAAATCATCATATGAACAGCATAAAATCAGTTAATTACAATGGAAGAGTAACTTACGTACCTTTCGGTTTTCACCCTTGGATAGCAAAAGAATCATGTCTAATGCCTGGTGCGCCAATCGTTTCCTCATTATCCGAACCTTttcaaatatataaaaattattactGTATTAGAATACATACATATTCACCTTTATTATATCATCATAATAATATAATCAAAGATGAATGAATGTCAGATTGTACTACTTACAATGGGGCTTTCTTGGAAAATTTCACGTAATAGAATCAACGGAAAGTCGTTAGAGTCGACAACACCTTTCACAAACCTTATGTAATCTGGTAACTACACCAAATAATACAAGACAATAACTGTgaacaacaacaaccatttcaaagGTTCTAAAATATTCTCttatcgattattattattatcagtataggtaaaataaagattgtaatttaccATTTCTCTGTCGAAATCGCTAGAAATGAAGAGATTTTTTTCGTAGAGCCTTATATTGTTGGTTTCTATATCATCAAAAAAGTATTCCTCCATTGCAGGCAAATATAGAATTGATCTTAACTCAACCTCATCCTGCAAATTTGATAAAAATTTTCAAATCTCAATATTATACCATTTCTGCTACTTCAAGGTCAACacaatattatataaatttatatgacCCACAGTTAAACTTTTCATGCTCAAATCATTAGATAAAGTATATTTCACCTCCGTTGTTGTAAAGTGAGAAGATGCTAAAGGTTCAAAGTTCTCACTGAACGCCTTCTTGTAGAATTCATTATATTCCTCTCTTGTAACTTCCTTTGGGTTCCGAAGCTTTAATTAATTAAAcaataaaaagaagaaaaaaataattaaGACTTGTATCCTGAACATGTTGCACAAAACTCATATCATATTAACacaccattattattataacattcaaCTTACCCATATTGGCTGACTCTCGTTAACAATTTTTTTGCTTCTCCTTTTAATCTGTAAAACAACAAAAGAGTTGATAACACAAAATTTACCATTATTCTCTCATCTTGTAACTTGCGCAGCAGCATGAACTAATTAAGATTTACAGTAGTAAATAATAATCTCTCACCTCAACCTGTTTAAAGAAAAGTGAGTGAAGCAAATAAAGTTGACACAGAAACATAACATTCATCAACAAAGATTACGGGAACATTGCATCATTAAAAAGACTAGTAAGTTTAGAATTACATGTTTTGTGTAGCCTTTTTCTTGCCACGTGTAAATTGGAAACGAAACAACTTGTGAATGAATTTTAATGAGTCTATTAATTATATCCGGATGAGCAAAACCTTTATCATCACGCTGCAGGCAGATAAAACATAAATTGGTGGTATTGTCATCAAGTATAAATAaagattataaaatataatataaaaaatataataataaaattacttggTTTTGAAATAGACCAACCTTGAGATGCAATTTAATGGAAGTTCCTCTAGGAATGAATTTGTCGGGATCAGTTTCCTCTCGGACAACGTAAGAGTTAGAATTAGCCTCTCCTTCCCAAACATATTGCTTATCAGATTTGGGACTCTTTGTTGAGACCACAAcctgtttattatttatgacatatatataaaatatgatgCATGAGTACTGTTGTAATTGGCCAGGTTTGACGATTAGCCCTTCCCGAGTCACCCAAAAAACGCCTTAAAAAGTCGCGACGGGTAAAGTGTAAGTCGGTCAAAGTTAGGTCAAAATTTTATATGCATGTTATTTTAAGACCAGAATCCCCAACTTGGTACTTTTACAACCTTGAATAAGAATGAacaaattattaattaattaataaaactaaaaagAGGAAGTCTCCTAGACGTTTGAAACAAAACACACCTTATCTGCAACCAGAAAGGCTGAATAAAATCCAAGACCAAACTGACCAATTAAATTGCTGTCTGAACCAGCAGCAGCATCTTTGCTATCCTGTCGTGTACAAAGGTTTGCATTAGTAAATCATTTTTAGTTCTCGGATCCTGTCAGACactatatttaataaataaatgtttATGCATTAAAAAACGGAATTAAATATTGAGTATCTAAATAAATGGTAAAAGAAGTGTGAACATTTAAAGCTTCCAAGAACTTTGCAGCAGTTCCATTATGAGCAATTGTTCCTAGAGAATCCACAAGTTCATCGTGGGTCATACCAATACCGGAGTCCCTGAATTGAATAGGACCACTTATATGTCaatacattattattgttattattattatgtaaataaatataaatatataatataacaaaattgcTTAATTAGCATCTGTAAACCTTACGTGAGAGTAATTATTCCATTGTCTTGATCAGTTTGAATGCGTATGTCAAGTTCAGGAGCACCTTCCAAAATCTGTGGCTCAGTAACACTAAGGAACCGTAGCTTGTCCAAGGCATCACTTGCATTGCTGAAATATATTTATAAGTGTTGTTTTTAGTTACGTGATCCAGTGTTGCTCGGGAGTACTTGGTCAAACTAAGTCAAATCTCGgtcaagtcaaacttggtcaacatccagattacttataatatatatatatatatatatatatatatatatatatatatatatataggggcaggatcaatgtggaagtaaccaatcggggggaagcaatttttttttttttcgtttttttggaattttttttttcaggcatcaagatcacacgaaaatatgaacatttagaaaagacacttcgtgatgaatgttattatttaggcgggaaaacgatcgataaaaataacattcaagataatattgttcgtgaagaatgttaacgtttttttttcttcatgttttgtgaagtaaaatttagcccgatttagagtttagggtttggtgttttgggggtttggtgttttggtgttttgggtttattccataaacccaaaacaccaaaccctaaaccctaaaccgttcgtgttaaaaactcaatctaaatcctaaatctaaaccctaaaccctaaatttctaaaccctaccctaatatctaaaccctaatatctaaaacctcaacatacgctcgaaaaacacgataattgttatatattagttcttcgagcgtttttccgccaaaataaaaacatttatcacaaagtgtctttattaaatgttcatattttcatccaatctataatgttcgtgaacaaagttttttcaaaaaacgaaaaaaaaaaaagattttgcttccccccgattgattacttccctcttgatcctaccactatatatatatatatatatatatatatatatatatatatatatatatatatatatatatatatatatatatatataagtgttgttTTTAGTTACGTGATCCAATGTTGCTCAGGGAGTACTCGGTCAAACTAAGTCAAACTCGGAAAAATAGGTCAAAACtgggtcaacatccgagtactccctaaaaaAAAGTCCTGACCGAGTAccccgagtagcgatttttgcaaccttgacgTGATCACATTCAAGAATATCATACACAGATTACTAATCAACAAACAATCATCATCATGAACTCAAAATTAATAGTTTCAAACTTGCCTGATTAACTCACGAAGGAACAGCTCTTTGTTGCTATATACTCTGTTAGCAACGTGGTCCATAAGCCGACTTACCTACAACATCAATCAAATCAAATAGACATTATGATAGTGATTTATttactttgaaaaaaaaaaaactcaaaaagtcTCTACTAAAAAATAGAGTAAATGCAATGTGAAAGTCCCTGATTGCACACCTCGGCTTCATACTCATACTTCTCCACAGGAACAACAACGGTAGACTCGGTAGTCTGAAATTTTGAGCCAGTCGACTCATACCGATTCCATGATGGAATCATCATTCTTCCCAGTTTCAAAGTCTTACTGCATTTTGCAGTTGTTGAATGCCATCTGACATCATCACAATTCTTCTCACCACCACCCTGTTCATGTCAAGTATAATCAAGACAAAACGATAAATACTTTGAACCAACTGACGCCTTATTGTCGAGAATCATATACTATTATACTATAtatagtaaaataaaataataattcatACATACAAAATCTCCTTATCGTTGGATCATAACTATaactacttatatattttataaactgaAATAAAGAACAAAATATAGAGAGGAAACAAACATAAAATTGACTACATTTTAATTCTCCGCACACTTCTTATTCACAAACaacgtacatgtatatatatagtcTCAAACCACTAACTAATTTCGTAATAATACATACTCCGTATAACATATCATATGCTAAATAACTGATAAACTTACAAATCGATTAATCCTAACACTTATTAGCTGAAattgtaaaaaataataattattaaaatgaagaATAATACCATTTCGTTGATAGTGAGAGAATAGACGGACACTGAGGCAACAGCACGGCGGCGATGAGTGCCGTAATGGAGGATAGAGTTGACGGAACGTCTTGATAGCCGGTGCATACTGTAATACGGTAGAAAAAGGTGAGTGATTGATACAGACATACAATAGTAGCAAGGGTTTTGGCAAGGAAACATAAACTTGAAATAACTGAAAGCAAAATCGTAAAAGCCCAAAATGGTTTTGGGCTTGGGTCATTAAAGCCTAAATCATCAAGTCTTATAATTTATACCGATCATTCGTTGATCGACCATCGATCATTATTTCAAAATATGTCAAATAATTTCAAAGCTTAGCATCTATATATTTCACACAAAAATATCTTCCATAGGATACAATATATGTGTATAATCTCAACTGATGAAAAATATATGTTTAGTCAAACCACATGGGGGTATATTTGTCATTTCACATGTTTAGGTTATGTTATACCCTACTGAATGTGTGAAAATACAAGACAGCTTAGACCATAGATAATGGGGCTGCATACCCCCAAATGCCCATGAGGTGTCAATAGAAACGCCCCACAAACGCCTGAAATGGGACGTTTGTGGGCGTTTGTGTTGGGGTGTTTGTCAAGAAAGCACGGGCATTTTCATGTAagtttgtgatttttttttttaattcttttcttacctttttcaccactttttaacccaacctccaattatattttaacacatcacccaCAAACGCCCTTACAAAAGCCCCCCATTACAACTCCTTCATTCCCCCGTCATGGTCATGTCAGCGTCATACCCAAAAAGTACCCCTCTTTCATTCCACGTAGGCGTCATCATTATCCGTGGTCTTATGCCTTAAAGAGAAACAGATAAAATGGGTTAGACCGGGCAAAATTCGTCCACAATGCGTTTTAATGAACAAATGTCATAAATCTATAATGAATTATTTTATTAAATGAGATATCATCAGCATCGAAATAATATAACTTGCCTTAATCCCTGTCTCCACGTGTAACCAAAGTACTCCACACATAACCGGCCTATTTTACCACATCCTAGCTAGCTAGTCTATGTAAACCATTTAAACTCCATATTTGAATTGAAGATAACTGAGCGTGCACCCAACATGATTGATTATAAGGCAACAAGTTGTGTttatttcaaaagattgcgaaataTACAAATTTAGTGTAAAACATAGAGCATTTATCATATATGGACAGATTTCATGTTCTTATAAAACCGTGTATCAAAGATCTCATCATTTAGTCGAGATCACGAGGTTTTGATTGATAACACTAAAAGAGATCACTCTGGATTTGATACCCCACAAGAACCCAAAGCTAAGAACATCAAACTGGCTCATG
This window of the Rutidosis leptorrhynchoides isolate AG116_Rl617_1_P2 chromosome 7, CSIRO_AGI_Rlap_v1, whole genome shotgun sequence genome carries:
- the LOC139860518 gene encoding heat shock protein 90-6, mitochondrial-like produces the protein MHRLSRRSVNSILHYGTHRRRAVASVSVYSLTINEMGGGEKNCDDVRWHSTTAKCSKTLKLGRMMIPSWNRYESTGSKFQTTESTVVVPVEKYEYEAEVSRLMDHVANRVYSNKELFLRELISNASDALDKLRFLSVTEPQILEGAPELDIRIQTDQDNGIITLTDSGIGMTHDELVDSLGTIAHNGTAAKFLEALNDSKDAAAGSDSNLIGQFGLGFYSAFLVADKVVVSTKSPKSDKQYVWEGEANSNSYVVREETDPDKFIPRGTSIKLHLKRDDKGFAHPDIINRLIKIHSQVVSFPIYTWQEKGYTKHVILNLLIKRRSKKIVNESQPIWLRNPKEVTREEYNEFYKKAFSENFEPLASSHFTTTEDEVELRSILYLPAMEEYFFDDIETNNIRLYEKNLFISSDFDREMLPDYIRFVKGVVDSNDFPLILLREIFQESPIVRIMRKRLAHQALDMILLLSKGENRKDYEKFWKKFGVFLMLGCIEDGENHKRLAPLLRFNFSNNSKAVETMMSLDEYVENMKPGQEDIYYMSVVNALSGVFVPFILENDFQVLLVVDTIDEVALTNLKSYKGKNFVDVKKVAKKIVPSRADLS